Proteins from one Penaeus monodon isolate SGIC_2016 chromosome 39, NSTDA_Pmon_1, whole genome shotgun sequence genomic window:
- the LOC119597452 gene encoding vegetative cell wall protein gp1-like encodes MSEAGAGVGVGGDGGASPGLGGCGAAAPPPADSPAATTADAASPLCSSPPSPTPASDEPPGTPARASVARHVPERPDRLAPAHSHPPLSLATTHHRSPDPDDPDEDPDLQPRILHTQTLALHHHPEDDSELSPSAHVNYKDEPLSVSVVHEDSQLDSHDSGLLSPSELSPREGQVSVPSMIDASDFRSLQPEPIYQNLSSMNGRMSPPGFSPSSASSYATLTPLQPLPPISTVSDKFAYGHTGNVSGSFTVMQNNGLGNMLSMGSPYQYDKLSMSPPHYTSNNGLGLNLGHQHSPLSPHSYQNGLASPQKSLSPTGYDSPYTRQDMSRTTLAAPQSPTLSPPVSLHSPPQAFSTFSAAPTPTPTTTSLNMNGLSGGSGLGSLSPQAVSPHSPNYSPHHHLQVPPSPPPIKQEPTLHSASLGCQLANMTPTMATTMSQSPPHAHMSVTMAQQAMVPSAPMSVATASIGSGQVPMKTAQMATTSAGSVSAAAGEVEEINTKELAQRISAELKRYSIPQAIFAQRVLCRSQGTLSDLLRNPKPWSKLKSGRETFRRMWKWLQEPEFQRMSALRLAGKCQPFLRFLRQARPHSGLVQCAPRSCMGASRQCRGALVRRGAPQVMLSRSSLCLHSRGRVKAARVVFRSA; translated from the coding sequence ATGAGTGAGGCCGGGGCAGGAGTGGGGGTCGGGGGGGACGGTGGCGCGAGTCCGGGTCTGGGCGGGTGCGGGGCCGCCGCGCCACCGCCAGCTGACTCTCCTGCCGCCACCACGGCTGACGCGGCCTCGCCACTCTGCTCGTCGCCGCCGTCCCCGACCCCAGCCAGCGACGAGCCACCGGGTACCCCCGCGCGTGCCTCAGTCGCGCGACACGTGCCCGAGCGTCCGGACCGCCTCGCCCCCGCGCACAGCCACCCGCCGCTCTCCCTGGCCACCACGCACCACCGCAGCCCCGACCCCGACGATCCCGACGAGGACCCGGACCTGCAGCCGCGGATTCTCCACACGCAGACGCtcgccctccaccaccaccccgagGACGACAGTGAACTCTCGCCCTCGGCCCACGTCAACTACAAGGACGAGCCCCTCAGTGTCAGTGTCGTCCACGAGGACTCGCAGCTGGACTCCCATGACTCGGGCTTGCTGAGTCCCAGTGAACTCTCTCCTCGTGAAGGTCAGGTCAGTGTGCCCAGCATGATCGACGCGTCAGACTTCAGATCGCTCCAGCCGGAGCCGATCTACCAGAACTTGTCGTCCATGAACGGCAGGATGTCCCCGCCGGGCTTCTCGCCCTCGTCAGCCAGCAGCTACGCCACGCTGACGCCGCTGCAGCCCCTGCCCCCCATCAGCACAGTGTCAGACAAGTTCGCGTACGGTCACACGGGTAATGTGTCAGGCAGTTTCACCGTCATGCAGAACAACGGGCTGGGCAACATGCTGTCCATGGGCTCGCCTTACCAATACGACAAACTCTCCATGTCGCCCCCACACTACACCTCGAACAACGGCCTCGGCCTCAACCTGGGCCACCAGCACTCGCCGCTCTCGCCGCACTCCTACCAGAATGGCCTGGCGTCCCCGCAGAAGTCCCTCAGCCCCACGGGCTACGACTCGCCCTACACGCGGCAGGACATGAGTCGCACGACCCTGGCAGCGCCCCAGTCGCCCACGCTGTCCCCGCCAGTGTCTCTACATTCTCCACCACAAGCCTTCTCCACCTTCAGCGcggcgcccacgcccacgcccaccaccACGTCCCTCAACATGAACGGGCTGTCGGGCGGCAGCGGGCTGGGCTCGCTCTCGCCCCAGGCCGTGTCCCCGCACAGCCCCAACTAcagcccccaccaccacctccaagtGCCACCCTCGCCGCCCCCCATCAAGCAGGAGCCCACCCTGCACAGCGCGAGCCTGGGCTGCCAGCTGGCCAACATGACGCCCACGATGGCCACCACCATGTCACAGAGTCCTCCCCACGCCCACATGTCGGTCACGATGGCCCAGCAAGCCATGGTCCCGTCGGCGCCCATGTCGGTGGCGACGGCGTCCATAGGCAGCGGCCAGGTGCCCATGAAGACAGCGCAGATGGCCACGACGAGCGCGGGGAGCGTGAGCGCTGCAGCGGGCGAGGTCGAGGAAATCAACACCAAAGAACTGGCGCAGCGAATTTCGGCCGAACTCAAGAGGTACTCCATCCCTCAGGCCATCTTCGCGCAACGCGTCCTGTGCCGCTCCCAGGGCACGCTCTCCGACCTGCTCAGGAACCCCAAGCCCTGGTCCAAGCTCAAGTCCGGCCGGGAGACCTTCAGGCGGATGTGGAAGTGGCTGCAGGAGCCGGAGTTCCAGCGAATGTCAGCCCTCAGATTAGCAGGTAAGTGTCAGCCTTTCCTTCGGTTCCTTCGTCAGGCACGACCTCACTCGGGGCTCGTGCAGTGTGCCCCCAGGTCATGCATGGGCGCCTCCAGGCAGTGCAGGGGCGCCCTGGTGCGTCGAGGGGCGCCCCAAGTTATGTTGAGTCGTTCTAGTTTATGTTTACACTCCCGGGGTCGTGTCAAGGCAGCTCGGGTCGTGTTTAGATCTGCCTGA